The genomic segment GCGAGCTGATGCGGTTCCAGGTGGCCCGCGCCCGGGACTACTACCGCCGCGCCGCCGCGCTCCCGCCGCTCCTGTCGGCGGACGGCCGCGCGATCTTCCACGTGATGTGCGGCGCGTACGGCCGGTTGTTGGACGAGATCGAGGGCTGCGGGTACGACGTGTTCACTTCGCGCGTCCGCGTGCCCAGGTGGCGGAAGGTCGCGGGGTACGCCGCCGGTTGGCTGGTGAAATGGGGCCTTTGGTAGCGCGGAGTGCGGAATGCGGAATGAAACCGAGCCTCAACGCCCTCGTGTGGTTTCTTCTGCCTGCACCTCCGCGCTCCGCGCTCCGCGCTCCGCGCTCGTCGTGGGCGGCGGCCTCGCGGGGCTGGCCGCGGCGGTGGGGCTGGCCGGGCGCGGGGTCCGCGTGACCGTGCTGGAGTCGCGCGGCCGGCTCGGCGGCCGGGCCGGGTCGTTCACCGACGCCGGGACCGGGCAGATGGTGGACGCGTGCCAGCACGTCAGCATGGGGTGCTGCACCAACCTCGACCACTTCCTCCGCACCGTGGGCGTCGGGCACCTGCTCGCCCCGCAGCCGAAGCTCTACTTCGTCACCCCCGACCGCCGCACGAGCGTCTTTAAAGCCGACCCGTGGCCGGCGCCGTTTCACCTGGGTCGCGCTCTGTTCGGCGCGCACTACCTCACGCCCGGCGACAAACTCCGGGTCGCCTATGGGCTGGCCGCGATGCTCCGGGCGCCCGCGGACGCCGACCCGCCCCTGTTGCCGTGGCTCGAAGCGCACCGCCAGAACCGCCGCACCATCGACCGCTTCTGGGGCATCGTGCTGACGAGCGCGCTGAACGAGACGGTGGACCGCGTGGGGCTGAAGTACGCGCGCAAGGTGTTCCGCGACGGCTTCGTCCGCCACCGCGACGGGTTCACCGTTCACGTGCCGACGGTCCCGCTCGGCCGCCTATACGGCGACGAGCTGCGCGGGTGGCTGACGGCGCACGGGGTCGTGGTTCGCGAGAACGCGGGGGTGCGGCGGCTGGTGATGGGCGAAGACCCCACCCCCAGCCCCTCCGGTTCCTCTCTGGCCCTGTCAGCAGTGCTTCTCGCGGGCCGGAGTAAGGGAGGGGAGCAGGCCCTTCGGAACTCTCTCGCCTCTGGAGAGTCGGAGGAGGCTTCGCGCGCGTTCACCCCCTCCCTTCAGGGAGGGGGCCGGGGGGTGGGTTCTTCCCTCCATCACGTCGAGTTGCGCGACGGCACCACCCTCTCGGCCGACTGGTACGTGCTGGCGGTGCCGTTCGACCGCGTCCCCGACCTGCTCCCGGAGGCACTGGCGCGGGACCCGTACTTCAGCGGCGTGCAGAACCTGACCGCGTCGCCGATCACCAGCGTTCACCTGTGGTTCGACCGGCCGGTGATGAAACTGCCGCACGCCGTCCTGATCGATTGCCTCGGGCAGTGGGTGTTCGACCGCGGCGCGGTCGCGCCGGGCGAGTTCTACCTCCAGGTGGTCGTGAGCGCCGCCCGCGATCTGAAAGGGCTCGGGCGCGACGAAATCCAGC from the Frigoriglobus tundricola genome contains:
- a CDS encoding hydroxysqualene dehydroxylase HpnE; translation: MVSSACTSALRAPRSALVVGGGLAGLAAAVGLAGRGVRVTVLESRGRLGGRAGSFTDAGTGQMVDACQHVSMGCCTNLDHFLRTVGVGHLLAPQPKLYFVTPDRRTSVFKADPWPAPFHLGRALFGAHYLTPGDKLRVAYGLAAMLRAPADADPPLLPWLEAHRQNRRTIDRFWGIVLTSALNETVDRVGLKYARKVFRDGFVRHRDGFTVHVPTVPLGRLYGDELRGWLTAHGVVVRENAGVRRLVMGEDPTPSPSGSSLALSAVLLAGRSKGGEQALRNSLASGESEEASRAFTPSLQGGGRGVGSSLHHVELRDGTTLSADWYVLAVPFDRVPDLLPEALARDPYFSGVQNLTASPITSVHLWFDRPVMKLPHAVLIDCLGQWVFDRGAVAPGEFYLQVVVSAARDLKGLGRDEIQRRIVDELGRLFPPVARARLLRSKVVTEHAATFSAVPGVDQWRVPQGSPVTNLAVAGDWTATGWPATMEGAVRSGYLAAEVILERAGRPARLLQPDLGTPALPLTRTTGTE